From one Treponema denticola genomic stretch:
- the lepB gene encoding signal peptidase I, whose protein sequence is MSILFYAEPVLSLLFSILLIIKNASSLAVIASVLGAAFSFWTAFCIFSFFKKKTVRDMFVMRKTMEYIPYIFMACFIISRVVQSGQDRSTLDAILAVYWFALVIYNRVLLFRLKDKRLPKYFPDLPAIPKKKRSIISEILDWADSILQAACVVLLFTVFVLQLYVIPSESMVQQFMIGDRVAGFKVAAGPTFPLSSFRFPQIYNYKRGDVVIIRNPHYEDDPNNELKFFTSQLVQYLTLTTVNINKDENGRIKADPLVKRIVGLSGEKLMLVDGVLYIKKAGEKDFKAFDESAYAVWDLSKLPQSSLKYVKDIKMNTEDLNRLQSVEAWRAKVDFDEAEKEALALIKKMKEIKSKPDKVFSAKDFLSKGQYLVTQMARDNEAIASKILTTDGGLTWFENFLTSWKKSAEKNSYNLYEMRNAQLNVLIKLGFGKLLVRNAELYKANVSDAVFSSDAERQAIINELGEYLYYLALSSQRNMDEFPKGEEEYIPENCYFMMGDNRFNSTDMRHEYKNHLEALNKDDAMSMMFVTNVAPRYIHSSRMLGTVNLILFPGARFGLVK, encoded by the coding sequence ATGTCTATCCTTTTTTATGCAGAACCGGTTTTAAGTCTTTTGTTTTCTATCTTATTAATTATAAAAAATGCCTCAAGCCTTGCTGTGATTGCATCAGTATTAGGTGCGGCTTTTTCGTTTTGGACGGCTTTTTGTATATTTTCTTTTTTTAAAAAGAAGACTGTGAGGGACATGTTCGTAATGCGTAAAACTATGGAGTATATTCCATATATTTTTATGGCTTGCTTTATTATATCCAGGGTTGTTCAAAGCGGACAGGATAGGTCTACGCTTGATGCAATTTTAGCAGTCTATTGGTTTGCCTTAGTTATTTATAATAGAGTGCTTTTGTTTAGATTAAAGGATAAGAGGCTGCCTAAATACTTTCCGGACCTGCCTGCAATACCTAAGAAAAAACGTTCTATTATTTCGGAAATTTTGGATTGGGCTGATTCTATTTTGCAAGCCGCCTGTGTAGTTCTCCTTTTTACCGTTTTTGTTTTGCAGCTCTATGTTATTCCTTCGGAATCCATGGTTCAGCAGTTTATGATAGGGGACAGAGTCGCAGGTTTTAAGGTTGCTGCAGGGCCGACCTTTCCTCTTTCTTCATTCCGGTTTCCTCAAATTTATAATTATAAGAGGGGAGATGTGGTTATAATCCGCAATCCTCATTATGAAGATGACCCTAATAACGAGCTTAAATTTTTTACATCTCAGCTGGTGCAGTACCTGACCCTCACTACGGTAAATATCAATAAGGATGAAAACGGAAGAATCAAGGCTGACCCCTTGGTAAAAAGGATTGTGGGCCTAAGCGGAGAGAAGTTAATGCTTGTAGACGGAGTGCTCTACATAAAAAAAGCCGGAGAAAAGGATTTTAAAGCTTTTGATGAAAGTGCCTATGCCGTTTGGGATTTATCTAAGCTGCCCCAGTCAAGCTTAAAATATGTAAAAGACATAAAAATGAATACCGAAGATTTAAACCGCCTTCAATCGGTAGAGGCTTGGCGGGCAAAGGTCGATTTCGATGAGGCCGAAAAGGAAGCCCTTGCCCTTATTAAAAAGATGAAAGAAATAAAGTCTAAGCCCGATAAGGTGTTTTCGGCCAAGGACTTTTTAAGCAAGGGGCAGTACCTTGTTACTCAAATGGCAAGAGATAACGAAGCTATAGCCTCAAAGATTTTGACAACGGACGGCGGTCTTACATGGTTTGAAAACTTTCTAACTTCATGGAAAAAATCTGCCGAAAAAAATTCCTACAACTTATATGAGATGAGAAATGCTCAACTCAATGTTCTTATTAAACTCGGATTTGGAAAGCTCCTTGTAAGAAATGCAGAACTTTATAAGGCTAATGTCAGCGATGCGGTTTTTTCTTCGGATGCGGAACGCCAAGCTATTATAAACGAGCTAGGTGAATACCTCTACTATTTAGCCCTCTCATCTCAAAGAAACATGGACGAATTCCCTAAAGGTGAAGAAGAGTACATCCCCGAAAACTGCTATTTTATGATGGGGGATAACCGTTTTAATTCCACGGATATGAGGCATGAATATAAAAACCACTTGGAAGCCCTTAACAAGGATGATGCCATGTCTATGATGTTTGTAACAAATGTAGCACCCCGCTATATTCATTCTTCGAGGATGCTCGGAACGGTAAATCTAATTCTCTTTCCCGGAGCTCGCTTTGGTTTGGTAAAATAG
- a CDS encoding sugar ABC transporter ATP-binding protein, whose protein sequence is MSDVVLEIKNLSKSFGKNKVLDGINLTVKQGSVMGLMGENGAGKSTMMKCLFGIYTRDEGSISLLNKSIEFKNPKEALESGVAMVHQELNLCLDRTVTDNLFLGRYPTNFGIIDEIKMFESASSLFSSLNMNVNPKTIMRTMSVSQRQMVEIAKAVSYDAKLIVLDEPTSSLTEREVKKLFSIVKSLQKKGVSFIYISHKMDEVFEVCDEVAVLRDGKMILSKPIAETDMNEIISAMVGRSLDKRFPDVDNVPGEDFLKIENLKTKYAPVLEDISFTVKKGEILGLYGLVGAGRSELLEALFGIRTIESGSISINDKYLKFKSSKEAMAHGFALLTEERKLNGMFGKDTIEFNTVITNLHSYKTLGVLSKRKIREAANREIETMKTRCLSADQGISALSGGNQQKVIIGKWLERSPDVFLMDEPTRGIDVGAKYEIYQLIIKMAKEGKTIIVVSSEMPEILGITNRIAVMSNRRLAGIVNTKETDQETLLRLSAKYL, encoded by the coding sequence ATGAGTGATGTAGTTCTTGAAATAAAAAACCTTTCAAAATCTTTCGGAAAGAATAAGGTTTTGGACGGTATAAATCTGACTGTAAAACAAGGCTCCGTAATGGGACTTATGGGCGAAAACGGAGCAGGAAAGTCCACCATGATGAAGTGCCTTTTCGGTATATATACTCGGGACGAGGGTTCCATTTCTTTATTAAACAAATCAATCGAATTTAAAAATCCTAAAGAAGCTCTTGAAAGCGGAGTTGCTATGGTTCATCAGGAGCTTAATCTTTGCCTTGACAGAACCGTTACGGATAATTTATTTTTAGGACGCTATCCGACCAACTTCGGAATTATTGACGAAATAAAAATGTTTGAATCTGCAAGTTCTCTTTTTTCTTCACTCAATATGAATGTCAATCCCAAAACAATAATGCGTACCATGTCCGTTTCTCAGCGGCAGATGGTTGAAATAGCGAAGGCTGTTTCCTACGATGCAAAGCTCATCGTATTGGATGAGCCCACTTCTTCTTTAACCGAAAGGGAAGTAAAAAAACTTTTTTCGATAGTAAAGTCCTTACAAAAAAAAGGCGTTTCATTTATTTATATTTCGCATAAGATGGATGAGGTTTTTGAGGTTTGCGATGAGGTCGCCGTTTTACGGGACGGTAAGATGATTCTTTCAAAGCCCATAGCCGAAACGGATATGAACGAAATTATTTCGGCCATGGTAGGCCGCTCTCTGGATAAGCGGTTCCCCGATGTGGATAATGTCCCCGGAGAGGACTTTTTAAAAATAGAAAACTTAAAAACAAAATATGCACCCGTGCTCGAAGATATTTCTTTTACCGTAAAGAAGGGCGAAATCTTAGGCCTTTACGGGCTTGTAGGGGCCGGGAGGAGCGAGCTTTTGGAAGCCCTCTTCGGTATCCGCACTATAGAATCGGGAAGCATAAGTATAAACGATAAATATCTTAAATTTAAGAGCAGTAAAGAAGCTATGGCTCATGGCTTTGCCTTGTTGACTGAAGAGCGTAAATTAAACGGAATGTTCGGCAAGGACACAATCGAATTTAATACGGTAATTACCAATTTGCATAGTTATAAAACCCTCGGCGTTTTGTCAAAGCGTAAAATACGGGAGGCCGCAAACAGAGAAATTGAAACTATGAAGACGAGGTGTCTTTCGGCTGATCAGGGTATTTCGGCTTTGAGCGGAGGAAACCAGCAAAAGGTTATAATCGGAAAATGGCTGGAGCGTTCACCTGATGTGTTTTTGATGGACGAGCCTACCCGCGGTATCGATGTAGGGGCAAAATACGAAATATATCAGCTTATTATTAAAATGGCTAAAGAGGGAAAAACCATAATAGTTGTTTCGAGCGAGATGCCGGAAATCTTAGGTATCACCAACCGCATAGCCGTTATGTCCAACCGCCGCCTCGCAGGTATCGTAAACACCAAGGAAACTGATCAAGAAACCCTGCTCAGGCTTTCGGCTAAGTATTTGTAG
- a CDS encoding 1-acyl-sn-glycerol-3-phosphate acyltransferase translates to MQQTLMEYVRENLPEIAKHTMKNPAVTPENVLQKGNPALFKILDKMVDDLALENSEFRHPEHLAEFLDEVNKGKKGIILAEHYSNMDYPAFINLMKKTGTKGTELAEKCIAMAGLKLGEDNPYVAAFASAYDRIYIYPSRSIKSIKDPEVLAEELKRSKMINLASMRALEKAKEEGRVILVYPAGTRYRPGKPETKKGVKEIDSYIKMSDIMLLVSSNGNCLRISDSGDMTEDTVWKDRLIFDASPVINCEEYREKVKAEHQDLTGIDKKQAVVDQVMADLEKMHEANEIGRLK, encoded by the coding sequence ATGCAGCAAACTTTAATGGAATATGTTAGAGAGAATTTGCCTGAAATTGCAAAACACACGATGAAAAATCCGGCAGTTACGCCGGAAAATGTATTACAAAAGGGAAATCCCGCCCTATTTAAAATTCTTGATAAAATGGTAGACGATCTCGCCCTTGAAAATTCGGAGTTTAGGCATCCGGAACACTTGGCAGAATTTTTAGATGAAGTAAATAAGGGAAAAAAAGGCATAATCCTTGCAGAGCACTACAGCAATATGGACTATCCGGCTTTTATAAATTTAATGAAAAAAACCGGTACTAAAGGAACGGAGCTTGCAGAAAAATGTATCGCAATGGCCGGGCTAAAACTGGGAGAAGACAATCCCTATGTTGCGGCCTTTGCAAGCGCCTATGACCGCATTTATATCTATCCCAGCCGTTCCATCAAGTCGATTAAAGACCCTGAAGTTTTGGCAGAAGAACTAAAGCGGAGCAAGATGATAAACCTCGCTTCAATGCGGGCACTTGAAAAGGCAAAAGAAGAAGGACGGGTAATTCTTGTATATCCTGCAGGAACCCGATACCGCCCCGGAAAACCCGAAACAAAAAAAGGTGTAAAAGAAATAGATTCCTATATTAAAATGTCCGATATAATGCTCTTGGTTTCAAGCAACGGAAATTGCCTGCGTATTTCGGATTCAGGAGATATGACCGAGGATACTGTCTGGAAGGATAGACTCATCTTTGATGCAAGCCCCGTCATAAACTGTGAAGAATATAGAGAAAAAGTAAAAGCTGAACATCAGGACCTTACAGGCATAGATAAAAAACAGGCCGTAGTTGATCAGGTAATGGCAGACCTTGAAAAGATGCACGAAGCAAACGAAATCGGACGGTTAAAATAG
- a CDS encoding galactose/methyl galactoside ABC transporter permease MglC, protein MENKNNEKVDLVDFSFFNEDEKLAEYGKALHELRKDGVDKIASLKNHIYALKKNRLIDDSVKASYIEEYKKEIEEAKKIALENKDAEKKLAAEAVAYSNKLFNDNIKDFIKSENQKQKQYKIDYENQKVSILQENEAAKKEAYDEFAETKDSAELNRSLNVLKFQLNSSFAEAKNKYRDAVAASKEAKNQAYIDHVQKNISLRNGRTNLKENMVLNFKDYIYKFKLSSFLLSNGLYLAILVFFIVCIIVAPISGNGNLLSLPNIFTILEQASTRMFYALGVAGLILLAGTDLSIGRMVALGSVITGLILHPGLNIVTFFGLGPWDFTAMPMVWRLILSLGLSILLCVLFSAFAGVFSARLKIHPFISTLATQLIIYGLLFFGTSGTPVGSIDNEVKDLLGGRWILGIVNNEMITLPKLIIPALIAIVIAWFIWNKTVFGKNMYAVGGNSEAAAVSGISVFKVTMGVFIMAGVFYGVGSFLEAFRANASAGTGQGYELDAIAACVVGGISFNGGIGKISGAVIGVIIFTSLTYCLTFLGIDTNLQFVFKGFIIIAAVALDSVKYLKKK, encoded by the coding sequence ATGGAAAATAAAAATAATGAAAAGGTAGATTTGGTAGACTTTAGTTTTTTTAACGAAGATGAAAAACTTGCCGAGTACGGCAAGGCTCTTCACGAGCTCCGTAAGGACGGGGTCGATAAGATAGCTTCTTTAAAAAATCATATCTATGCTCTTAAAAAAAACCGTCTGATAGACGATTCAGTAAAGGCCTCTTATATTGAAGAATACAAAAAAGAAATTGAAGAAGCAAAGAAGATAGCTCTTGAAAACAAGGATGCTGAAAAAAAACTTGCGGCCGAGGCTGTTGCCTATTCCAATAAGCTCTTTAACGATAATATAAAAGATTTTATAAAGTCTGAAAATCAAAAGCAAAAACAGTACAAGATTGATTATGAAAATCAAAAAGTTTCTATTCTGCAGGAAAACGAAGCTGCAAAAAAAGAAGCCTATGACGAGTTTGCTGAAACAAAGGATTCTGCCGAGCTTAACCGCAGTCTCAATGTTTTAAAGTTTCAGCTTAATTCTTCTTTTGCCGAGGCAAAGAACAAATACAGGGATGCCGTTGCCGCCTCTAAAGAAGCAAAAAATCAAGCCTACATAGACCATGTTCAAAAAAATATTTCTTTAAGAAACGGAAGAACAAATCTTAAAGAAAATATGGTTTTAAATTTTAAGGATTATATTTACAAGTTTAAGCTTTCAAGTTTCTTATTGAGTAACGGTCTTTATCTTGCAATTTTGGTTTTCTTCATTGTCTGTATAATTGTAGCCCCCATATCGGGAAACGGAAATCTTCTTTCCCTTCCCAATATCTTTACGATTTTGGAGCAGGCTTCCACCAGAATGTTTTATGCTCTCGGCGTTGCAGGGCTTATTCTTTTGGCAGGTACGGACTTGAGTATAGGAAGAATGGTTGCTCTCGGTTCGGTTATTACAGGTTTGATTTTACATCCGGGGCTTAACATAGTAACCTTTTTCGGTCTCGGCCCTTGGGATTTTACGGCCATGCCCATGGTTTGGCGCTTGATTCTTTCGCTTGGGCTTTCTATATTGCTTTGTGTTTTATTTAGTGCATTTGCCGGCGTTTTTTCGGCTCGGCTTAAGATTCATCCCTTTATTTCAACCCTTGCGACCCAGTTAATTATCTACGGTCTTTTATTTTTCGGTACGAGCGGAACTCCCGTTGGTTCAATCGATAATGAGGTAAAGGACTTGCTCGGCGGACGGTGGATTTTAGGAATTGTGAATAATGAGATGATTACTCTTCCTAAGCTCATAATTCCCGCCTTAATTGCGATTGTAATAGCATGGTTTATTTGGAATAAGACCGTATTCGGAAAAAATATGTATGCCGTAGGAGGAAACTCTGAAGCTGCCGCCGTCAGCGGTATAAGCGTTTTTAAGGTTACGATGGGCGTTTTTATTATGGCCGGAGTATTTTACGGAGTAGGTTCCTTCCTCGAAGCCTTTAGGGCTAATGCAAGTGCAGGAACGGGACAAGGCTATGAACTTGATGCTATTGCCGCCTGCGTAGTCGGAGGCATCTCCTTTAACGGAGGTATAGGAAAAATAAGCGGTGCAGTAATAGGCGTTATTATCTTTACAAGCCTTACCTACTGTCTGACCTTTTTAGGCATAGACACCAACTTGCAATTTGTATTTAAGGGCTTTATCATCATTGCCGCCGTTGCCTTGGACAGCGTAAAATATCTAAAGAAAAAATAG
- a CDS encoding acyl-CoA thioesterase codes for MTHTFYVEVRSYELDAYNHVNNSVYLNYLEHARMQFLKKIGFDYVGMIEEGFMLYVSHIDIKYKHSAKLYDKLAIEVTHIELGKVSGTFLQVIKNEEGKVCAEAKVTWACVDSTGRPVKIPEKYLVPGLEPELQP; via the coding sequence GTGACGCATACATTTTATGTTGAAGTTCGAAGCTACGAGCTTGACGCTTATAACCATGTAAACAACTCGGTTTACTTAAATTATTTGGAACATGCCAGAATGCAGTTTTTAAAAAAAATAGGTTTTGATTATGTAGGGATGATTGAAGAAGGCTTTATGCTCTATGTATCCCACATAGATATTAAATACAAGCACTCTGCCAAACTTTACGATAAACTGGCTATTGAGGTTACTCATATTGAGCTGGGTAAGGTTTCCGGAACCTTTTTGCAGGTTATAAAAAACGAAGAAGGTAAAGTCTGTGCTGAAGCAAAGGTAACCTGGGCCTGTGTGGACAGTACGGGACGGCCCGTTAAAATACCCGAAAAATACTTGGTTCCGGGGCTGGAGCCCGAGCTTCAGCCATAA
- a CDS encoding acyl-[acyl-carrier-protein] thioesterase, whose product MIIDNKYTIRHKVLTGNIDGKCRATPMEFAILMQELAAGHYSSAGLSIPHLQRMGLTWVITKQHFEITEYPLWMDDLIIQTWAQPPKGFFCFRDFAFFYAKNGKKNSIDEAFEEKCRIEEGREKSLSIEEEFKELKQPIFRASSCWVILNAETGQPVKPDEKTMRNLAFNEDHMEGKVFAKIPACENRYTEERFRPTLLDIDMNSHVNNLNYLRWILSYMDADFCKGKLLKTLDTNFVSSAMYGEELICRSSRSENICIHSIIRAKDESEVFKARSEWADENSLSRTLKVNSI is encoded by the coding sequence ATGATTATCGACAATAAATACACTATACGCCATAAGGTTCTTACAGGCAACATAGATGGAAAATGCCGGGCTACACCCATGGAGTTTGCGATTTTGATGCAGGAATTGGCAGCAGGGCATTACAGCAGTGCAGGGCTTTCCATCCCGCATTTGCAAAGGATGGGTTTAACATGGGTTATCACAAAACAGCATTTTGAAATTACCGAATACCCTCTTTGGATGGATGATTTAATCATTCAAACTTGGGCTCAGCCGCCTAAGGGCTTTTTTTGCTTTAGGGATTTTGCCTTCTTTTATGCAAAAAACGGGAAAAAAAATTCTATCGATGAGGCTTTTGAAGAAAAATGCCGTATCGAAGAAGGAAGAGAAAAAAGCCTATCTATAGAAGAAGAATTTAAAGAGCTTAAACAACCTATTTTTCGTGCAAGTTCTTGTTGGGTAATATTGAACGCAGAAACAGGACAGCCTGTAAAGCCGGATGAAAAAACTATGAGAAATTTAGCCTTTAATGAGGATCACATGGAAGGCAAGGTATTTGCAAAAATTCCTGCATGCGAAAACCGGTATACCGAAGAAAGATTCAGGCCCACCCTCTTGGATATCGACATGAATTCTCATGTAAACAATTTAAACTATTTAAGATGGATTCTGTCATACATGGATGCAGACTTTTGCAAGGGAAAATTATTAAAGACCCTTGATACCAATTTTGTTTCATCGGCCATGTACGGAGAAGAGCTTATATGCAGATCGAGCCGATCGGAAAATATCTGCATTCATTCCATAATAAGGGCAAAAGACGAAAGCGAGGTTTTTAAAGCCCGCTCCGAATGGGCCGATGAAAACAGCCTATCCCGAACTCTTAAAGTAAACAGTATCTGA
- a CDS encoding proline--tRNA ligase, translating into MKMTQIYMPTLREIPNEAVVESHKLLLRAGMIRNLANGLFAYLPLGLKAFRKVEKIIREEMDAIGCLEFKPPVIVPGEIWQESGRWDSMGPELLRIKNRLNQELVVSPTAEEAFTALLKNELSSYKNYPLLTYQINTKYRDEIRPRYGLMRTREFTMKDAYSFHTNDKSLDEAYLSFEKAYIKIFKRCGLTVIGVKADSGAMGGSGSQEFMVESSVGDDTLLLCPSCGYAANEEKAACAPDKEQGNGSIVQGSALLMEEIDTPDVKTIEDLTAFLKTESSSFIKTLIYRVENSEILGNAENGKKTAKNGYEGTLLIAVCIRGDLEVNEAKLKSSLKASDAILASDAEVEEATGTIVGFAGPVGLKNIPVIADESVVLMHDAVTGALKKDKHILHVEPSRDFTPAHVFDLRTVRAGDKCAVCGAALYTKKGNELGHIFKLGYKYTKAMNMTYLDENGKQQHPSMGCYGIGLDRLTASIVEEHHDEDGIIWPMSIAPFQVAIVPIKYEGEMQKEADRLYEECRKKGIEVLLDDRKERTGVKFKDMDLIGIPIRLVVGEKNLPNIEFKLRKAGESSLIDKNKVVDLVEKTVKEELAKLN; encoded by the coding sequence ATGAAGATGACGCAGATATATATGCCCACTTTGCGAGAAATCCCAAATGAGGCTGTTGTTGAAAGCCACAAGCTGCTTTTGCGGGCAGGAATGATAAGAAATTTGGCAAACGGGCTTTTTGCCTATTTGCCCCTCGGCTTAAAAGCCTTTAGAAAGGTAGAAAAAATTATCAGGGAAGAAATGGATGCAATAGGCTGTCTCGAATTTAAGCCTCCGGTAATTGTTCCGGGTGAAATTTGGCAGGAATCGGGAAGATGGGACTCGATGGGGCCTGAACTTTTGCGTATTAAAAACCGCTTAAACCAAGAATTGGTTGTAAGCCCCACGGCTGAAGAAGCCTTTACTGCCCTTTTAAAAAACGAATTATCCTCTTATAAAAACTACCCGCTCTTAACCTATCAGATTAACACAAAATACCGGGATGAAATCCGGCCGCGATACGGGCTTATGAGAACCCGCGAATTTACGATGAAGGACGCTTACTCTTTCCATACAAACGATAAAAGTTTAGACGAAGCCTATCTCAGCTTTGAAAAAGCCTATATAAAGATTTTTAAGCGCTGCGGCCTTACGGTAATAGGAGTAAAGGCCGACTCAGGTGCTATGGGAGGAAGCGGTTCTCAGGAGTTTATGGTAGAATCTTCGGTTGGAGACGACACTCTCCTCCTCTGCCCTTCTTGCGGTTATGCAGCAAACGAAGAAAAGGCAGCCTGCGCACCCGATAAGGAGCAGGGAAACGGCAGTATAGTCCAAGGTTCAGCCTTACTTATGGAAGAAATCGACACACCCGATGTAAAAACAATAGAAGACCTTACAGCTTTTTTAAAGACGGAAAGTTCTTCTTTTATAAAAACCTTGATTTACCGAGTAGAAAATTCCGAGATACTAGGCAATGCTGAAAATGGCAAAAAAACTGCAAAAAACGGCTACGAAGGCACTCTTTTAATTGCAGTATGCATAAGGGGCGACTTGGAAGTAAACGAAGCAAAGTTAAAATCCTCCCTTAAAGCTTCGGACGCAATCCTTGCAAGCGATGCCGAAGTTGAAGAAGCTACAGGAACGATTGTCGGCTTTGCCGGCCCTGTAGGCTTAAAAAATATTCCGGTCATTGCCGATGAAAGCGTTGTGCTCATGCACGATGCGGTAACCGGAGCCTTAAAAAAGGATAAACACATCCTCCATGTGGAACCTTCACGGGATTTTACCCCCGCCCATGTCTTTGACCTCCGCACCGTAAGGGCAGGAGATAAGTGTGCGGTTTGCGGTGCTGCCCTTTACACCAAAAAGGGAAACGAACTCGGACACATCTTTAAGCTGGGATATAAATATACGAAGGCTATGAATATGACCTATCTCGACGAAAACGGAAAACAGCAGCACCCTTCCATGGGCTGCTACGGCATAGGTCTTGATAGGCTTACGGCCTCCATTGTCGAAGAACACCACGATGAAGACGGAATCATCTGGCCCATGAGTATCGCCCCATTCCAAGTCGCTATAGTTCCCATAAAATACGAGGGAGAAATGCAAAAGGAAGCCGACCGCCTTTACGAAGAATGTAGGAAGAAGGGCATTGAGGTTCTTCTTGATGACCGAAAAGAAAGGACAGGCGTTAAGTTTAAGGATATGGACCTTATAGGCATTCCGATAAGGCTTGTAGTCGGCGAAAAAAATCTTCCCAATATCGAATTTAAGCTTAGAAAGGCGGGAGAAAGCAGCTTAATCGATAAAAACAAGGTTGTAGACTTAGTTGAAAAAACCGTAAAAGAAGAACTTGCAAAATTAAACTAA
- a CDS encoding methyltransferase domain-containing protein, translating into MSDDKNNYNKNAIKYAVKEHYENLAKENLSVNGEAEKITASIGYAAQDLAGIPKEADLGLGCGNPQEAAKPRLNETVLDLGCGRGLDCFIASKAVGNNGKVLGLDGSETMIRRASEIALKNGFTNCEFILGEIENIPLPDKSIDLIMSNCVINLSTDKYRVYSEIYRCLRKGGRVAISDITLKKALPEEWVSDPNMVKT; encoded by the coding sequence ATGAGTGACGATAAAAATAATTACAATAAAAATGCAATTAAGTATGCTGTAAAAGAGCACTATGAAAATTTGGCCAAGGAAAACCTTTCGGTAAACGGAGAGGCTGAAAAGATAACTGCCTCAATAGGCTATGCCGCTCAAGACCTGGCCGGAATCCCTAAAGAAGCAGACTTAGGGCTTGGCTGCGGCAATCCGCAAGAAGCTGCCAAACCACGCTTAAACGAAACGGTTCTTGATTTAGGTTGCGGACGAGGTCTTGACTGTTTTATAGCATCAAAGGCAGTGGGTAACAATGGAAAGGTTCTTGGTCTTGACGGCTCTGAAACTATGATCCGCCGAGCTTCGGAAATAGCTTTAAAAAACGGCTTTACAAATTGTGAATTTATTCTTGGTGAAATTGAAAATATCCCGCTTCCCGATAAGTCCATAGATCTTATCATGAGTAATTGTGTGATAAATTTATCGACAGATAAATACAGAGTTTACTCCGAAATATACCGTTGTCTCCGCAAAGGGGGGCGAGTTGCTATTTCGGACATTACTCTAAAAAAGGCTCTGCCTGAAGAATGGGTTTCCGATCCCAACATGGTAAAGACCTGA
- a CDS encoding substrate-binding domain-containing protein encodes MRSFSKFAQVVFFGLLIVSAIFVVSCGGSGNAVLNKDKPLVFFNRQPSDPTTGEIDMTSMNWNDKTYYVGFDAAGGGAVQGKLITDFLASAEASLDRNGDGIIGYVLCIGDVGHNDSKARTEGIRKALGTWAGSTDPGKTKQGSITIAGKTFDVIELEGKAMTGTDGSTWNANAATEAMGGWATKFADQIDMVVSNNDGMAMGCLQASNYPAGVPIFGYDANADAIEAVGKGLLTGTVSQNVDAQATATLQVLRNLLDGLTGTDVYTKGITAEDSYGNKISAPVQYWADVKAVMAANSGVTKANYENYLGGTRDAGVKQTNAPKKKVLLTIYNSGDNFLSSSYLPALKYYAPLLNIELTIVQGDGQNESSCLDKFTNLNNFDAFAVNMVKTNSGSNYTDKLKY; translated from the coding sequence ATGAGATCTTTTTCTAAATTTGCACAAGTAGTTTTTTTTGGGCTTCTTATTGTGTCGGCTATTTTTGTTGTAAGCTGCGGCGGAAGCGGAAATGCAGTTCTTAACAAGGATAAACCTCTCGTCTTTTTTAATAGACAGCCTTCAGATCCGACAACAGGAGAAATCGATATGACCTCTATGAACTGGAACGACAAGACCTATTATGTAGGTTTTGATGCCGCAGGCGGCGGCGCAGTTCAGGGAAAACTTATTACAGATTTTCTTGCTTCGGCAGAAGCTTCCCTCGACAGAAACGGTGACGGTATTATCGGTTATGTTCTTTGCATCGGTGACGTAGGCCACAACGATTCAAAAGCCAGAACTGAGGGTATCCGAAAGGCTTTGGGAACTTGGGCAGGTTCTACCGACCCCGGTAAAACAAAGCAGGGCTCAATTACCATCGCAGGAAAAACCTTCGATGTTATAGAGCTTGAAGGAAAGGCTATGACCGGAACCGACGGTTCTACATGGAATGCCAATGCCGCAACAGAGGCTATGGGCGGATGGGCAACAAAGTTTGCCGATCAGATTGACATGGTTGTTTCAAACAATGACGGTATGGCAATGGGCTGTTTACAGGCTTCAAACTATCCTGCAGGTGTTCCGATTTTCGGATATGATGCAAACGCAGATGCTATCGAAGCTGTAGGCAAGGGCCTTCTTACCGGTACGGTTTCTCAAAACGTTGATGCTCAGGCAACAGCAACCTTACAGGTTTTGCGCAACCTGCTCGACGGTTTAACCGGAACAGATGTATACACCAAGGGTATCACAGCTGAAGATTCTTACGGCAATAAAATTTCAGCTCCCGTCCAATACTGGGCTGATGTAAAGGCTGTTATGGCTGCCAACTCAGGAGTTACAAAGGCCAACTACGAGAACTACCTCGGCGGAACAAGGGATGCCGGAGTTAAGCAGACAAATGCTCCCAAAAAGAAGGTTCTTTTAACTATTTATAATTCAGGCGATAACTTCCTTTCTTCTTCATACCTGCCTGCGTTAAAATATTATGCTCCTCTTTTGAACATTGAATTGACAATCGTTCAGGGAGACGGACAAAACGAATCAAGCTGTTTGGATAAATTTACAAACCTAAACAACTTTGATGCCTTTGCCGTAAACATGGTTAAAACGAACTCAGGTTCAAACTACACCGACAAGTTAAAGTATTAA